The Thermonema lapsum genome window below encodes:
- a CDS encoding S9 family peptidase, translating into MKKLALLLYAFFWVGSSAIYAQERQKVSVEDVWRYYRFYPKSIGSINWMKDGKYYTALVDGKILQYDITTGKVVKTLAGDTPLVPEGENRPITIEDYELNASEDKILIKTDIESIYRRSYKAEYFIYDLKDGSLKRLSKNGKQSYATISPDGKKVAFVRDNNLFLVELSSMKEEAITTDGRFNHIINGASDWVYEEEFSFAKAFYWAPDSKKIAFYRFDESEVPEYNMQMWGDLYPKDYRFKYPKAGEKNSVVSIRVYHLDTKETQTIDLGNETDMYVPRVMWTKHPDILSIRKMNRLQNRLDLIHANVATGKQEVVLTETADTYVDIEFNDNLIYLDNGKEFLYSSERSGYKHLYLYDMSGKLKKQLTDGDWEVDEVAGIDEKNYKIYFTATKVSSIERHLFVVDWKKGKLEQMTRAAGVHRIDMSPDCRYYIDNYSSAQTPPRYSLHEGSTAKEIAVLEDNAALAKTLSRYAISPKEFFTIKNSKGIALNAWLIKPLNFDENKKYPVLMFVYGGPGSQQVMNQWDSFNFFWYQHLAAEGYMVVCVDNRGTGGRGRDFKHATYKQLGKLEVADQIDAAKYLASLPYVDANRIGIWGWSYGGYMSSLCILLGNDVFKTAIAVAPVTSWRYYDTIYTERYLQRPQDNPQGYDDYSPLTHAARLKGNYLLIHGTGDDNVHVQNALMMVDKLIEANKQFEVFFYPNRNHGIYGGNTRLHLYELMTDFIKRKL; encoded by the coding sequence ATGAAGAAATTAGCTCTTTTGTTGTACGCCTTTTTTTGGGTAGGCTCTTCGGCAATATATGCGCAGGAACGCCAAAAGGTAAGCGTCGAAGATGTGTGGCGCTATTACCGCTTCTATCCCAAATCTATCGGAAGCATCAACTGGATGAAAGATGGTAAGTACTACACGGCGTTGGTTGATGGCAAAATTTTGCAATACGACATCACCACAGGGAAAGTAGTCAAAACACTTGCCGGTGATACCCCCTTGGTGCCTGAAGGCGAAAACCGCCCCATTACCATTGAAGACTACGAGCTGAATGCCTCGGAAGACAAAATATTGATTAAAACCGATATAGAGTCTATTTATCGTCGCTCTTACAAGGCAGAGTATTTCATCTATGACTTGAAAGACGGCTCTTTGAAGCGTCTGTCGAAGAACGGCAAGCAGTCGTATGCTACCATTTCGCCCGATGGAAAGAAGGTGGCTTTTGTGCGCGACAACAACCTCTTTCTTGTAGAATTGAGCAGCATGAAAGAAGAAGCCATCACGACCGACGGGCGCTTCAATCACATCATCAACGGGGCAAGCGATTGGGTGTATGAAGAAGAATTTTCTTTTGCTAAGGCATTTTACTGGGCACCCGACAGCAAAAAAATTGCCTTCTACCGTTTCGACGAAAGCGAAGTGCCTGAGTACAACATGCAAATGTGGGGCGATTTGTATCCAAAAGATTACCGTTTTAAGTATCCGAAAGCAGGCGAAAAAAACTCGGTGGTTTCTATTCGTGTTTACCACCTCGACACCAAAGAAACCCAGACCATAGACCTGGGCAATGAGACCGATATGTATGTGCCTCGGGTGATGTGGACCAAACACCCCGATATCTTATCGATTCGCAAGATGAACCGCCTGCAGAACCGTCTCGACTTGATTCATGCCAACGTGGCTACGGGCAAACAAGAAGTGGTGCTTACCGAAACAGCCGATACTTATGTGGACATTGAATTCAACGACAACTTAATCTATTTAGACAATGGCAAAGAGTTTTTATACAGCAGCGAACGTTCTGGCTACAAGCACCTCTATTTGTACGATATGAGTGGGAAGCTCAAAAAGCAACTCACTGACGGGGATTGGGAAGTAGATGAAGTAGCAGGTATAGATGAAAAAAACTACAAGATATACTTTACGGCTACTAAGGTATCGTCTATTGAGCGGCATCTGTTTGTGGTGGATTGGAAAAAAGGGAAATTGGAGCAAATGACCCGAGCTGCTGGGGTGCACCGTATTGACATGAGCCCCGATTGCCGCTACTATATCGACAACTACAGCAGTGCTCAGACGCCGCCCCGTTATAGCTTGCATGAAGGTAGCACCGCTAAGGAAATTGCTGTCTTGGAAGACAACGCAGCCCTTGCCAAAACATTGAGTCGCTATGCCATCAGCCCCAAAGAGTTTTTTACTATCAAAAACAGCAAGGGCATCGCTTTGAATGCTTGGCTTATCAAGCCTCTCAACTTTGATGAAAACAAAAAGTACCCCGTACTGATGTTTGTGTATGGTGGTCCGGGCTCGCAACAGGTCATGAACCAATGGGACAGTTTCAACTTTTTCTGGTATCAGCATTTGGCTGCCGAAGGCTACATGGTCGTGTGTGTAGATAACCGCGGCACTGGCGGGCGTGGTCGTGATTTTAAGCATGCCACCTACAAACAGTTGGGTAAATTAGAGGTAGCAGACCAAATCGATGCGGCAAAGTATTTGGCAAGCCTGCCCTATGTCGATGCCAACCGTATTGGCATTTGGGGGTGGAGCTATGGCGGTTACATGTCTTCTCTCTGCATTCTCTTGGGCAATGACGTATTCAAAACGGCGATAGCAGTAGCGCCCGTTACTTCTTGGCGTTATTACGACACCATCTACACAGAGCGCTATTTGCAGCGCCCGCAAGATAACCCACAAGGCTATGACGATTACTCACCTCTGACCCACGCAGCACGTTTGAAAGGCAATTATTTGTTGATTCACGGCACCGGCGATGACAACGTACATGTCCAAAATGCCTTGATGATGGTAGATAAGCTTATCGAAGCCAATAAACAGTTCGAAGTATTCTTTTACCCGAACCGTAACCATGGCATTTATGGGGGAAATACCCGTTTGCACCTTTATGAGCTGATGACGGATTTTATCAAAAGGAAACTATAA
- a CDS encoding TonB-dependent receptor plug domain-containing protein — translation MLETGDGPAISFAGQNNRFNSIFIDGAVNNDVFGLAGSGTNGGQTGIQPISPDAIDQLSISLSPYDVTIGGFTGGGVNAVTRSGTNNVEGSAYYFFRNQELAGLTPTDDPNAKRTKLSDFTSQTYGFRVGGPIVKNKLFFFINGEIQRDRTPQPFDQNYQGNSTQQDLDNLRQYLITKYGYDPGDYRNNTSEQNGNKLFVKLNWNISKKHRLLLRHSYSYAEKLQPNRSTSQVINFFNSAVFFPSTTNSTALEWSFNDNRIANKMILGYTAVRDNRGYVGNPFPFVSIIDGNGTINFGSEQFSIGNELNQDVLTLTNNFSIYKGRHTITLGTHNEYYNIYNLFVRQNFGVYTYNSLQDFLNDAGPSFYTRTYVLKPSIDAAQGDAAKDAAAKFRVLQTGWYAQDEFQVNNRLKITGGLRIDIPFFLDKPEANENFNQTTLPLLEAEWGDLKGAKSGNMPSGVLMFSPKVGFNYDVKGNQTLQIRGGAGIFTGRIPFVWPGGAYTNNGVYLATINVSNPTLASNGQPLPFNPNPKNYVGSDIAGAGSAPSQIDLFTNNFKFPQVFRTSLAVDYKLPMGWVATLEGIYTKNINYVYYRNLNLKKPTKFLNTPYGDNRPIYNGQRVDPAYDRVIWADNTNEGYTYNLTASLSRPFSNNWTAGVSYTFGRAKSLHDATSSQNSSNWRFVESTDRNNLKLGFSDFDLGSRINAYVGYRFEYSKYASTMISLFYNGQSGSRFSYTYNGAIGGNDLSGTIERSQYHLIYVPRDASEINLVNYTDSNGNTITPAQQWEALNKFIEDDPYLRKYRGQIAPRNAGRTPFTHIVDLKLMQEFKLKMNNGKENRLQITFDVFNFTNLLNKDWGRRYFISRYRIINFVGYEPDGVTPRFTFDVNTKKVKDFATIDDSGIYSSRWQAQLGIRYIFQ, via the coding sequence GTGTTGGAAACCGGCGATGGTCCTGCTATCTCGTTTGCTGGTCAAAACAACCGTTTCAACTCTATTTTTATCGATGGTGCCGTAAACAACGACGTCTTTGGCTTGGCGGGTAGTGGTACCAACGGTGGGCAAACCGGCATCCAGCCCATCAGCCCAGACGCTATTGACCAGTTGAGTATATCGCTTTCGCCCTATGATGTAACCATTGGGGGCTTTACCGGTGGTGGTGTCAATGCCGTAACCCGTAGCGGTACCAACAACGTAGAAGGTTCGGCTTATTACTTCTTCCGCAACCAAGAACTTGCTGGCTTGACTCCTACCGACGACCCCAATGCCAAGCGCACCAAACTGAGCGACTTTACTTCTCAGACCTATGGTTTCCGTGTGGGGGGACCTATAGTGAAAAATAAACTTTTCTTCTTCATCAATGGAGAAATTCAGCGGGACCGTACCCCGCAGCCTTTCGACCAAAACTATCAAGGAAATTCTACCCAGCAAGACTTGGACAACCTGCGTCAATACCTCATCACAAAGTATGGTTATGACCCGGGCGACTATCGCAACAATACCAGCGAGCAGAACGGTAACAAGTTGTTCGTGAAGTTGAACTGGAACATCAGCAAAAAGCATCGGTTGTTGTTGCGTCATAGCTACTCTTATGCCGAAAAGTTGCAGCCTAACCGCAGTACTTCCCAAGTAATCAACTTCTTCAACTCTGCCGTGTTCTTCCCCAGCACTACCAACTCTACTGCACTGGAGTGGTCATTCAACGATAACCGCATAGCCAACAAAATGATTTTGGGCTATACAGCTGTGCGCGACAACCGCGGTTATGTCGGTAATCCGTTTCCATTTGTAAGCATTATCGATGGCAATGGCACAATTAACTTCGGTTCGGAGCAGTTCTCTATTGGCAACGAGCTGAATCAAGACGTCCTTACCCTAACCAATAACTTCTCTATTTACAAGGGGCGTCATACCATTACTTTGGGAACACACAACGAGTATTACAATATTTACAACTTGTTTGTTCGTCAGAACTTCGGTGTATATACCTATAATAGCCTGCAAGACTTCTTGAACGATGCGGGTCCTTCGTTTTATACCCGTACCTACGTGCTGAAGCCAAGCATTGATGCTGCCCAAGGCGATGCTGCCAAAGATGCAGCTGCCAAGTTTCGTGTGTTGCAAACTGGATGGTATGCCCAAGACGAGTTCCAAGTAAACAACCGCCTGAAAATCACTGGTGGTTTGCGCATCGACATTCCATTCTTCTTGGACAAGCCCGAAGCCAACGAGAACTTCAACCAAACTACATTGCCTTTGCTGGAAGCCGAATGGGGCGACCTGAAAGGAGCCAAGAGCGGCAACATGCCTTCGGGTGTGCTGATGTTCTCGCCCAAAGTAGGCTTTAATTACGACGTGAAAGGCAATCAAACCTTACAAATCCGTGGTGGGGCAGGTATCTTCACCGGTCGCATTCCTTTCGTATGGCCCGGTGGTGCTTACACCAACAACGGCGTTTATCTGGCAACCATCAATGTTTCGAATCCTACTTTGGCATCGAACGGTCAGCCCTTACCTTTCAATCCTAACCCCAAAAACTACGTAGGTAGTGATATCGCGGGTGCAGGCTCTGCACCCAGCCAGATAGACTTGTTTACCAATAACTTTAAGTTCCCGCAAGTGTTCCGCACCAGCTTGGCGGTGGATTACAAGCTGCCTATGGGATGGGTGGCTACCTTAGAGGGTATTTATACCAAGAATATCAATTACGTGTATTACCGCAACCTGAATCTTAAGAAGCCTACCAAGTTCTTGAATACACCCTATGGCGACAACCGTCCTATTTACAACGGTCAGAGAGTGGACCCTGCTTATGACCGTGTGATTTGGGCAGACAATACCAATGAAGGCTATACTTACAACCTGACTGCCTCGCTAAGCCGTCCTTTCTCTAACAACTGGACTGCTGGTGTTTCCTACACCTTTGGGCGTGCTAAGTCGCTGCATGACGCCACCTCTTCGCAAAACTCGTCGAACTGGCGTTTTGTAGAATCGACCGATAGGAACAACCTCAAGCTTGGCTTCTCTGATTTTGACCTGGGTTCGCGTATCAATGCCTACGTAGGTTATCGCTTCGAGTACAGCAAGTATGCCTCTACTATGATTTCGCTCTTCTACAACGGGCAATCGGGTAGTCGATTCTCTTATACTTACAACGGAGCGATTGGTGGCAATGACCTTTCGGGTACTATAGAACGTAGTCAGTATCATTTGATTTACGTGCCGCGCGATGCCAGCGAAATCAATTTGGTTAACTACACAGATAGTAATGGAAATACCATCACACCTGCTCAGCAGTGGGAAGCGCTCAATAAGTTTATTGAAGATGACCCCTACTTGCGCAAGTATCGTGGGCAAATAGCACCGCGCAATGCTGGTCGCACACCCTTTACCCACATCGTGGACTTGAAATTGATGCAAGAGTTTAAGCTGAAAATGAACAACGGCAAAGAAAACCGTCTGCAAATTACTTTCGATGTATTCAACTTCACCAATCTGCTGAACAAAGATTGGGGTAGAAGATACTTCATCTCACGCTACCGCATCATCAACTTTGTGGGCTATGAACCTGATGGCGTAACACCTCGATTCACCTTCGATGTGAATACTAAGAAAGTAAAAGACTTTGCTACCATCGACGACAGTGGCATCTATAGCTCGCGTTGGCAAGCACAGCTGGGTATTCGCTATATCTTCCAATAA
- a CDS encoding carboxypeptidase-like regulatory domain-containing protein, whose product MKNWYLSILLFLLGGMLTAAAQGVTTASMNGQVVDENKQPLPGVVVLVIHQPTGTEYGALTNENGIFNIRNMNVGGPYKVEISFVGYKTFTLENIYLQLGQTFRIDARLQTEEYELSAIEVTAKKDDLFDGNRTGAKTVVDETVINYVAPTASRNLVDYLRFTP is encoded by the coding sequence ATGAAAAACTGGTACTTGTCAATTTTGCTATTCCTTTTAGGGGGTATGCTTACAGCTGCCGCTCAAGGTGTAACTACCGCCTCGATGAACGGGCAGGTAGTGGATGAGAACAAACAGCCCTTGCCCGGTGTAGTGGTGTTGGTGATTCACCAGCCTACTGGCACGGAGTACGGTGCCCTAACCAATGAAAATGGTATTTTCAACATCCGCAACATGAATGTGGGCGGTCCCTACAAAGTAGAAATCTCTTTTGTAGGTTACAAAACCTTTACGCTGGAAAATATTTATCTGCAATTAGGACAAACCTTTCGCATCGATGCCCGTCTGCAAACTGAAGAGTATGAGCTGTCTGCTATTGAGGTAACCGCCAAAAAAGATGACCTCTTCGATGGCAACCGCACCGGTGCCAAAACCGTGGTAGATGAAACCGTCATCAACTATGTGGCACCTACAGCCTCGCGTAATCTGGTGGACTATCTGCGCTTTACCCCTTAG
- the ligA gene encoding NAD-dependent DNA ligase LigA, with translation MNKEDAKKRIAELVERLNYYNKRYYVDNVSEISDYEFDRLMDELRHLEEAFPDLVFPDSPTQRVGSDLTKEFPTVRHRYPMLSLDNTYSEGELREFEQRIRRFLGLAATEPIEYVCELKIDGVSISLIYDSKGYLQRGVTRGNGVEGEDVTPNIKTIASIPLRIESREPLPAYVEIRGEVVLTKAQFQKLNEQRAMDGEPLFANPRNTAAGTLKLQDPQEVARRRLSCYTYFLLTEPAIVKSHWEALEQLAIWQLPVSPHARLCRNIDEVLSYVQEWEHKRHELPFETDGIVVKVNRYDWQEQLGTTAKSPRWAIAYKYKPEEAITTLEDVVFQVGRTGAVTPVAVLKPVQLSGTTVQRASLHNEDYIKKLDLHYGDWVRVEKSGEIIPQITAVEKHRRPADARPVLFPTHCPECGSPLKREPQEAAYFCPNAWECPPQIKGRIEHFAYRRAMNIEGLGERIIALLYDRGLVRNIADLYDLKAEDILQLEGFKERSTQNLLSAIEKSKQVPYPRVLYALGIRHVGETVAKVLAKHFPSIDALRKASKEELMQVPEIGEVIADSIRAFFQDPANVALIERLRRVGLQLEMPQEQHIQKNVLNGAVFVVSGTFSRFSREEIKDFIEQHGGVVKSSVSSKTDFLVVGEAPGASKLEKAEKLGVKIITEKELVNMCRQ, from the coding sequence ATGAATAAAGAAGATGCCAAGAAAAGAATAGCGGAGCTTGTTGAGCGCCTCAATTACTACAACAAGCGCTATTATGTGGACAATGTGTCGGAAATATCCGACTATGAGTTTGACCGTTTGATGGATGAGCTTCGCCACTTGGAAGAGGCTTTTCCCGATTTGGTATTCCCCGATTCGCCTACGCAGCGCGTGGGGTCTGACCTTACGAAAGAATTTCCTACCGTGCGCCACCGCTATCCTATGCTTTCACTCGACAACACCTATTCGGAAGGCGAGCTGCGAGAGTTTGAGCAGCGCATTCGTCGTTTTTTGGGGCTTGCTGCTACAGAACCTATAGAATACGTGTGCGAATTAAAGATAGACGGCGTGTCCATCAGTTTGATTTATGACAGCAAAGGCTATTTGCAGCGCGGCGTGACCCGGGGTAACGGGGTGGAAGGAGAAGACGTAACCCCCAATATCAAAACCATTGCTTCCATTCCGCTACGTATCGAAAGCCGAGAGCCTTTGCCTGCCTATGTGGAAATACGCGGAGAAGTGGTGTTGACCAAAGCGCAATTTCAAAAGCTGAATGAACAGCGGGCAATGGATGGAGAACCGCTCTTTGCCAATCCGCGTAACACAGCCGCCGGTACACTGAAATTGCAGGACCCGCAAGAGGTAGCTCGGCGGCGTTTGAGTTGCTATACCTATTTTTTGCTTACAGAGCCTGCAATCGTGAAAAGCCATTGGGAGGCACTCGAACAGCTTGCTATCTGGCAGTTGCCCGTATCGCCCCATGCACGTCTGTGCCGCAACATAGATGAAGTATTGAGCTATGTGCAAGAGTGGGAGCACAAACGCCATGAGTTGCCTTTCGAAACTGATGGTATTGTGGTGAAGGTGAACAGATACGACTGGCAGGAGCAACTGGGCACTACCGCCAAAAGTCCACGTTGGGCAATAGCCTATAAATATAAGCCCGAGGAAGCCATTACTACATTGGAAGATGTGGTGTTTCAGGTAGGGCGCACCGGTGCCGTCACGCCTGTGGCTGTCCTGAAGCCCGTGCAGCTGTCGGGTACCACAGTTCAGCGGGCTTCTTTGCACAATGAAGACTACATCAAGAAGCTGGATTTGCACTATGGCGATTGGGTGAGGGTAGAAAAAAGCGGTGAAATCATTCCTCAAATTACAGCTGTTGAAAAACATCGACGCCCTGCCGATGCCCGTCCTGTACTTTTCCCTACACACTGCCCCGAGTGTGGTAGCCCTCTGAAGCGGGAGCCACAAGAAGCCGCTTACTTCTGCCCGAATGCGTGGGAATGCCCGCCACAGATTAAAGGGCGCATCGAACATTTTGCCTACCGGCGTGCTATGAATATAGAAGGCTTGGGGGAGCGCATCATAGCGCTGCTTTATGACAGGGGCTTGGTGCGCAATATCGCCGACTTGTATGATTTGAAGGCAGAAGATATCTTACAGCTGGAAGGCTTTAAGGAGCGCTCTACACAAAATTTGCTTAGCGCCATAGAGAAATCGAAACAAGTGCCTTATCCTCGTGTGCTCTATGCTTTGGGCATCCGACACGTGGGCGAAACAGTAGCCAAGGTACTGGCAAAGCATTTTCCCTCTATTGATGCGCTGCGCAAGGCAAGCAAAGAGGAGCTTATGCAGGTGCCAGAAATAGGTGAAGTCATTGCCGATAGCATCCGTGCTTTCTTTCAAGACCCCGCCAATGTGGCATTGATTGAGCGCTTGCGTCGTGTGGGTCTTCAGCTTGAGATGCCGCAGGAGCAGCACATTCAAAAGAATGTATTGAATGGGGCTGTTTTTGTGGTATCGGGCACCTTCAGTCGCTTTTCACGTGAGGAAATCAAAGATTTTATTGAACAACATGGGGGCGTAGTCAAGTCTTCGGTGTCTTCCAAAACCGACTTTTTGGTAGTAGGAGAAGCCCCCGGCGCCTCGAAGCTGGAAAAAGCAGAAAAATTAGGAGTGAAAATCATTACCGAAAAGGAACTGGTAAACATGTGCCGGCAGTGA
- a CDS encoding cytochrome b5 domain-containing protein, which yields MRTYTRAQLALRNGQDKPEIWVAYRGVIYDVSASRLWRQGKHYEHWAGQDLTAELDGDAPHTARVFEKFPVVGKLEQP from the coding sequence ATGAGAACATACACGCGTGCCCAATTGGCTTTGCGCAACGGGCAAGATAAACCTGAGATATGGGTTGCTTACCGTGGCGTGATTTACGACGTGTCGGCTTCACGCCTGTGGCGCCAGGGTAAGCACTATGAGCATTGGGCGGGGCAAGACCTGACTGCAGAGCTGGATGGCGATGCCCCCCATACTGCCCGCGTGTTTGAAAAGTTTCCTGTGGTAGGTAAACTCGAACAACCATGA
- a CDS encoding prohibitin family protein: MKPKSVISIIGVVIVGIILLVLVTNTFVQIESGTVGVVKKLGAVESEVLQEGLHLINPFTTDVIIMDARVQKYEVNATASSRDLQPITARVAVNFYIDKEAASKIYRELGLGYLSTIIDPTIQESMKSATSHYTAEELITKRPEIKQVAFDYVRERLGKNHIIVTDFSIIDFAFSPEFTHAIEQKQIAEQEALAEKNRLERVKMQAQQEIERARAQAEAQRLLQQSIDDKVLTLRFLEKWNGELPIVMGSNDGAFLDVTQFARTKRK; this comes from the coding sequence ATGAAACCCAAATCCGTCATTAGCATTATTGGTGTTGTCATCGTGGGCATCATTCTGTTGGTACTTGTTACCAACACCTTTGTACAAATTGAATCGGGCACCGTAGGGGTAGTCAAAAAATTAGGTGCCGTAGAAAGCGAGGTTCTTCAAGAGGGGCTTCACCTTATCAACCCCTTTACCACTGATGTGATTATTATGGATGCAAGAGTGCAGAAGTATGAAGTAAATGCTACAGCCTCGTCCAGAGACTTGCAACCAATCACTGCGCGCGTAGCAGTGAATTTTTACATAGATAAAGAAGCGGCATCAAAAATCTACCGAGAGCTTGGACTGGGTTATTTGAGCACTATCATCGACCCCACCATCCAAGAGTCCATGAAATCGGCTACTTCTCACTACACCGCCGAAGAACTCATTACCAAGCGTCCGGAAATCAAACAGGTAGCCTTTGACTACGTGCGCGAGCGTTTAGGTAAAAACCATATCATTGTTACTGACTTTTCTATCATCGACTTTGCTTTTTCACCCGAGTTCACACACGCTATTGAACAGAAACAAATTGCTGAACAAGAAGCCCTGGCAGAGAAAAACCGCCTGGAACGTGTCAAGATGCAAGCCCAACAAGAAATAGAACGCGCCCGTGCACAAGCCGAAGCCCAACGCTTGCTGCAGCAGTCTATCGATGACAAAGTGCTTACGCTCCGCTTTCTTGAGAAGTGGAATGGCGAGCTACCCATCGTCATGGGTAGCAACGATGGCGCCTTCCTCGACGTTACTCAGTTTGCGCGCACAAAGCGCAAATAA
- a CDS encoding TolB family protein produces the protein MKNYLLACVLFLCLAACNNTGTTSTHSTQERSEASAEDSLRYPQEKHLRNLRQLTFGGNNAEAYFSFDGQKIVFQSDYAAWGVRCDQIFYFDLKAGNMKKQVPRRISNNLGRTTCSYFLPGDSLIVFASTFEADSSCPPPPPRLKGKYVWTVYDSYDIYVADLQGNIVKKLTDTPGYDAEATVSPRGDKIVFTSMRSGDLELWVMDIDGSNPKQITHELGYDGGAFFSPDGSKIVFRASRPKTEEEIREYKELLSRGLVQPTQMEIFVCDADGSNLRQLTHLGKANWAPFFHPSGKKIIFSSNHAYDKGFRFNLYMINLDGSGLEQITYDGVFDAFPMFSPDGKRLIFSSNRNNQGTRDTNLFIADWVE, from the coding sequence ATGAAAAACTATCTCCTCGCTTGCGTGCTGTTTTTGTGCTTGGCTGCTTGCAATAACACCGGCACAACAAGCACACATTCAACACAAGAAAGAAGCGAGGCTTCTGCTGAGGACAGCCTGCGTTATCCACAAGAAAAACACCTGCGTAACCTGCGCCAACTCACTTTTGGCGGCAACAATGCCGAGGCTTATTTTAGCTTCGACGGTCAAAAAATTGTTTTCCAATCGGATTATGCGGCTTGGGGCGTGCGTTGCGACCAGATTTTTTATTTCGACCTGAAAGCAGGTAATATGAAAAAACAAGTCCCACGACGCATCAGCAACAACTTAGGACGCACCACTTGCTCTTATTTCCTTCCCGGCGACAGCCTCATCGTATTTGCCTCGACCTTTGAGGCTGACAGCAGCTGCCCGCCTCCTCCGCCACGCCTCAAAGGTAAATATGTATGGACTGTGTATGACAGCTATGATATTTACGTTGCCGACCTGCAAGGCAATATAGTGAAGAAACTCACTGATACCCCCGGCTATGATGCCGAAGCGACCGTTTCGCCGCGCGGCGACAAAATCGTATTTACCTCCATGCGGTCTGGCGACTTGGAACTGTGGGTGATGGACATCGACGGAAGCAACCCCAAGCAAATCACCCACGAGCTGGGATATGACGGCGGCGCCTTCTTCTCGCCCGATGGCAGCAAAATTGTATTCCGGGCTTCACGTCCCAAAACCGAAGAAGAAATACGGGAATACAAGGAATTGCTCAGCCGCGGCTTGGTGCAACCCACCCAAATGGAAATATTCGTTTGTGATGCCGACGGAAGCAACCTGCGCCAGTTAACTCATTTAGGCAAAGCCAATTGGGCGCCTTTCTTTCACCCTTCGGGCAAAAAGATTATTTTCAGCTCCAACCATGCCTATGATAAGGGCTTCCGCTTCAATCTGTATATGATAAACTTAGACGGCAGCGGACTTGAGCAAATCACCTATGACGGTGTATTTGATGCCTTTCCCATGTTTTCGCCCGATGGGAAGCGCCTTATCTTCAGCTCGAACCGAAACAATCAAGGTACTCGCGATACCAATTTGTTTATTGCCGATTGGGTAGAATAA
- a CDS encoding acylphosphatase translates to MNKACKIRVYGRVQGVWFRAYTQRKAQELDIKGFVRNEADGTVYIEAEGEENAMKAFIEWCQEGPPLAKVERIEVEPLKEIPSYDGFSIRR, encoded by the coding sequence ATGAACAAAGCCTGCAAAATCCGTGTATATGGACGCGTGCAAGGGGTATGGTTTCGTGCCTACACCCAACGCAAAGCCCAAGAGCTGGACATCAAGGGCTTTGTGCGCAACGAAGCCGACGGTACCGTGTACATAGAAGCAGAAGGCGAAGAAAATGCCATGAAGGCATTCATTGAATGGTGTCAAGAAGGACCACCTTTGGCAAAAGTAGAACGCATAGAGGTAGAACCGCTGAAAGAAATCCCCAGCTACGACGGCTTCAGCATTCGCCGATAG